A window of Nitrospirota bacterium genomic DNA:
ATATGAACATCACAGAGCAACTTAAACTTATAAAACGTGGTACAGTAGAAATTATATCAGAGGAGGAACTTTTCAACAAGCTCAGAATCTCTCAAGATAAAGGAAAGCCTTTAAGGATTAAGGCGGGATTTGACCCTACTGCTCCCGACATACATCTCGGGCATACGGTGCTACTTCAGAAACTCAGACATTTTCAGGAACTCGGGCATGAGGTCATCTTTCTGATAGGCGATTTCACAGCCATTATTGGTGACCCTACAGGAAAAACAGAAACAAGAAAACCACTCACCCCTGAAGAGATATTAAATAATGCCGAAACATACAAAGAACAGGTATTCAAAATACTTGATTCATCAAAGACGATTGTGAGATTTAATAGTGAATGGCTCTCAAAGATAACCAGTGTAGAGTTTGTCAATCTTGCATCGAAATATACGGTTGCGAGGATGCTTGAAAGGGAAGATTTCAGGAAACGGTTTGAATCGCAGAAACCTATAAACATCCATGAATTCCTTTATCCTCTGGTTCAGGGTTATGATTCAGTTGCGATAGAGTCGGATGTTGAAATTGGCGGGACAGACCAGAAATTTAACCTGCTTTTAGGCAGAGAACTCCAGAAAGAATATAGGCAACAACCACAGGTTGTTATCCTAATGCCCCTACTTGAAGGGCTGGATGGTATAGAGAAAATGAGCAAGAGTCTTGGAAACTACATTGGTATCACTGAGCCACCGAGGGAGATTTATGGAAAACTTATGTCAATCAGCGATGAACTGATGCTCAGATACTATGAACTTTTGAGTAATATATTAGTTTCCGAATTAGAGGCTCTGAAGAGGGGATTAAAAGATGGCTCAGTGCATCCAAAGAAGGCAAAAGAGTCGTTGGCGATCGAGATAGTCGAAAGGTTCTATAACAGGCAGATTGCTGAGGCTACAAGAGAGGAATTTGACCGCATTTTCAGGGAGAAACAGCTACCTGACGAAATACCTGAGGTAATCCTTAGATGGGAAGGTAAAGTGATGTGGCTTCCGAGGGTTTTAGTTCTCGCAGGAGCAACAAAGGGGACCACCGAGGCACTGAGGTTAATCAAACAGGGTGCTGTGAGTGTTGATGGAAAAAGATGGACAGACCCCAATGGAGGGCTTACAGGTGACAGACCTTACCTTATCAAGATAGGGAAGAGGAGATTTTTGAGGGTAGTTCCAGAAATACTTAAATAACCTCAGAATCAAACTTACTACCCTTACACCTTCATATGCCTTATGAACTTACCTTTTACCATATAGACCACCATCTCTGCAATATTTGTTGCGTGGTCGGCTATGCGTTCGAGATATTTTGAAACATAGGTAATCCTCACTGCCCTCGATATAGTATGGGGGTCTTCCATCATAAAGGTGAGTAATTCCCTGAATATCTGGCAGTTGAGGTCATCAATAAAGTCGTCATCCCTGCATACCTTCAGGGCAAGTTCTGGATCCTTATTTACAAAGGCATCAATTGCCTCTTTCAACATCCTCTGTGCAGCCTCTGACATTCTTGGTATATCTATGTAAGGTTTTAATATCGGTTCCTGATTGAGCTCTAACGCACGCTCAGATATATCTACAGCAAGATCACCAATACGCTCTATGTCGGTTATTATCTTCATTGCTGTAGTGATAAATCTCAAATCTCCTGCCCGGGGTTGTCTTAAGGCTATAAGCCTTATGCAGTCTTCGTCAATCACGACCTCAAGGACATTGACGGTTTTATCTTCCTCGATTACCTTCATGGCGAGGTCTGAATCTCTCTCAACGAGTGACCTTATTGAGTTGTGCACCTGATCTTCAACATAGGCAGCAAGCCTTAATACCTTTTCTTTAATGATTTTTAATTCTTCATCGAATACAGTCATCATCCGAACCTCCCCGTTACATATTCCTCTGTCAACCTATTAGATGGATTCGTAAAGATATTATCTGTTATGTCGAACTCGATAAGCTCCCCTAAGAGGAAAAATCCTGTATAACCCGATACCCTTGCTGCCTGTTGCATATTATGAGTAACTATAACAATAGTATAGTTCTTTTTCAACTCCTGAATCAGTTCCTCGATCTTTGCTGTGGAGATTGGATCAAGGGCGGATGTTGGTTCATCAAACAGGATAACCTCAGGTTCGATTGCCAATGCCCGTGCTATACAGAGCCTCTGCTGCTGTCCACCTGATAGTCTTGCTCCTGATTGATTGAGGTTATCTTTTACTTCATCCCATAGGGCAGCAAGCCTCAAAAACCTCTCAACTGTCTGATCAATCTCTGACTTCTTTCTTCTTGACTCAAGAATAATGCCTGCTACTACATTTTCGTATACAGTCATTGCAGGAAAGGGGTTTGGTTTCTGAAAGACCATTCCTATCCTTCTTCTGATAAGCACAGGGTCAACATCAGTGTCATAGATATTCATACCGTCAAAGATTACCTTTCCTTCACATCTTGCACCGATTATTTCTTCGTGTAGCCTGTTAAGACATCTCACAAAAGTGGACTTCCCGCAGCCAGATGGCCCTATGATAGCCGTCACTTCATTCTGCTTGATAGACATGTTAATATTCTTAAGCGCCTGGTTTTTACCAAACCACGCATTAAGATTTTCAATAATAAATTTTGCCTTATCTCCGAACTCCGAACTTCGAACCTCTGCCCTGATTTTGTCGAAGGGTCCAAATTCTTTATCTTTTTCCTGCATATATCCTCGCTATTATATTGGTTATAAGGACAATCCCCATGAGGCATAGTGCTGCTGCCCATGCCTTTTGATGCCAGTCTTCATAAGGTGAGACCGCATAGACATAGAGCTGAACAGGAAGATTTGCTATTGGCTGGTCAGGCCTCAAGTTCATATAAGAGTTGCCAAAGGCAGTAAAGAGAAGTGGTGCAGCCTCCCCACCAACCCTTGCAATAGCAAGCATAATCCCCGTGATTATCCCTGATTTTGCGGTACTCAAGACAATCCTTATGATGGTTTTCCATCTCGGTATCCCGAGGGCAAGAGATGCCTCTCTAAGAGTTTCTGGTACCATCTTAAGAAGCTCTTCTGTAGACTTCACTATTATAGGAAGCATGAGAAGGGAGAGAGCAAATGCCCCTGCAATGGCAGAAAACCTTCCCAGTGGTAATACTACTATAGTGTATGCAAATATTCCCATAACAATGGCTGGTATACCTGTAAGCGTATCGGATACAAATCTCACAGCAGATGCAAAAGAGCCCCTGCCATATTCTGAGAGATAGACCCCTATGAGGATTCCAGCAGGTATGGAGAGAAGACCTGCGAGACCAACAAGATAGAAACTCCCTATAAGGGCATTAGCCATTCCTCCTCCCGGGACCCCAACAGGGGTTGGCAATTTTGTAAAGAAATCAAGATTTATACCGGCTGCCCCTTTGTAGATGATATAGCCAAGGATGAGAAAAAGCACTGCTATACCAATAAAGGCTGATGCCACTGAGAAAAAGAACATTGCCTTTTGAGTCAATTTGCGTCTTGTATATCTTAAATTATTCATCTAAACCTTGACCTCTTCAAATCTCTTCATCCTCCATAACAAAAACCTTGCAAAGGCATTAAGAATAAAAGTTATAACAAAAAGGATGAGTCCAAGCTCTATCAGAGAAGATATATAAAGCTCATATGTGGCTTCTGTAAATTCATTAGCAATTACACTTGCAATTGTATAGGCAGGGTCAAGCAGGGAAAGAGATATGTTTGGAGTATTACCAATAACCATTGTAACAGCCATAGTCTCGCCAAGTGCCCGTCCATATCCAAGAATAACGGCGCTAACTATACCACTTCTTCCATATGGGAGCATAACCCTCCATATAGCCTCCCATCTTGTCATACCGAGAGCAAGGGCAGCCTCCTTTTGATGTTGAGGAACCGCAGACAACACCTCCTTTGAGATGGATGAGATTGTAGGGATTATCATTATTGCTATTATAATTCCTCCTGTAAGCATACCAACGCCGAGGGGGTAGCCTTTGAAAAAGGGTAGAAAACCAAGGTATTTTCCGAGAACTGGCTCTACATGAATTTGCATCACAGGGGCGAGGACGAAGAGGCCCCAGAGACCATAGATAACGCTCGGTATGGCTGCTAAAAGCTCTATGATAAAAGAGACCGGCTGTCTCATCCATCTCGGTGCAAGCTCAGAGAGAAAGATGGCTATGCCAATGCTTATAGGAAAGGCAATGAAAAGAGCCAAAGTTGCAGAGACAAATGTTCCCCATATGAATGGTAATGCGCCAAAGAGCCTCTGGACAGGATCCCATTCCCTTGAAAGTATAAACTTAAGACCAAAGGCATCAAAGGACAACCTGGATGAAATAATCAACTCAAAGAGGATGCCAATACTTAATAGAAGAAGAATAAATGATAGAAAGGCTGTAAACCATTTGAATGCCTTGTCTTTGTTGAGTAGGGGCAAACCAATGAGTCTGCCCCTCTCTGCCATCCTCTTTTGCAACATACTCCCTACAGTTTTTTCAGTGCTGTTAACACCTTTATTTTTAAGCTCTCAGGCATCGGGACATAGTGGAGTTCCTTTGCATGCCCATCACCATTTTTATATGCCCATTCCACGAACTTCAAGATTGTAGATAATTTGCTTCTGTCCATATTTTTTCTCAGGATGAGGTATGTGAAGCCTGCTATTGGATAGGAATCCTTGCCCTTTGAATATGTAAACTTTACATAAAATTCAGGTGGAACATCAGCGTTGGCTGCTGCTGCCTTTGTTGTTTCTATGGTTGGATAGACAAAGTTCCCATCTCTGTTACGGAGCATTGCATAGGACATCTTTGTCTGAAGGGCATAAGCAAGTTCTACATAACCGATAGCACCCCTTGTCTGCCTCACAAGACCAGCGACCCCTTCATTGCCCTTGCCTCCAAGGCCAACAGGCCATTTAACAGAAGTGCCTGAGCCCACCCTTGTCTTCCATTCTTGGTTAATATCGCTCAAGAACCATGTGAATATATTGGTTGTCCCACTCCCATCTGAACGGTGAACAACTATGAGGGGTAAATCTGGAATCCTAAGATTTGGGTTAATCTCCCTTATCCTTTGGTCGGTCCATTTTGTGACCTTTCCGAGATAGATATCAGCAACAATCTCAGAGGTCAATTTTAATCCTGATGGTATCCCTGGCAGGTTATAGGCGACTGCTACTGCCCCTGCAACGGTTGGAAACTGGATAAGACCATGTTTATCGATCTCTTCCTTTGGTAGCGGGGCATCACTTGCACCAAAATCAACAGTGCCAGCCTTTACCTGCTGAATGCCTCCACCGCTGCCGATGGACTGATAGTTTATCTTTATACCTGTATTCTTCTCATACTGATAGAACCACTTTGAATAAAGTGGATAGGGGAAGGTTGCCCCTGCACCATTAATAATCTCTGCTTCGGCAGTCATACCAAAAGCCATGACCAGAGCAAGTGCTAAAGCAAGTGCTAATGTTAATCTCAA
This region includes:
- the tyrS gene encoding tyrosine--tRNA ligase, whose product is MNITEQLKLIKRGTVEIISEEELFNKLRISQDKGKPLRIKAGFDPTAPDIHLGHTVLLQKLRHFQELGHEVIFLIGDFTAIIGDPTGKTETRKPLTPEEILNNAETYKEQVFKILDSSKTIVRFNSEWLSKITSVEFVNLASKYTVARMLEREDFRKRFESQKPINIHEFLYPLVQGYDSVAIESDVEIGGTDQKFNLLLGRELQKEYRQQPQVVILMPLLEGLDGIEKMSKSLGNYIGITEPPREIYGKLMSISDELMLRYYELLSNILVSELEALKRGLKDGSVHPKKAKESLAIEIVERFYNRQIAEATREEFDRIFREKQLPDEIPEVILRWEGKVMWLPRVLVLAGATKGTTEALRLIKQGAVSVDGKRWTDPNGGLTGDRPYLIKIGKRRFLRVVPEILK
- the phoU gene encoding phosphate signaling complex protein PhoU, with translation MMTVFDEELKIIKEKVLRLAAYVEDQVHNSIRSLVERDSDLAMKVIEEDKTVNVLEVVIDEDCIRLIALRQPRAGDLRFITTAMKIITDIERIGDLAVDISERALELNQEPILKPYIDIPRMSEAAQRMLKEAIDAFVNKDPELALKVCRDDDFIDDLNCQIFRELLTFMMEDPHTISRAVRITYVSKYLERIADHATNIAEMVVYMVKGKFIRHMKV
- the pstB gene encoding phosphate ABC transporter ATP-binding protein PstB, producing MQEKDKEFGPFDKIRAEVRSSEFGDKAKFIIENLNAWFGKNQALKNINMSIKQNEVTAIIGPSGCGKSTFVRCLNRLHEEIIGARCEGKVIFDGMNIYDTDVDPVLIRRRIGMVFQKPNPFPAMTVYENVVAGIILESRRKKSEIDQTVERFLRLAALWDEVKDNLNQSGARLSGGQQQRLCIARALAIEPEVILFDEPTSALDPISTAKIEELIQELKKNYTIVIVTHNMQQAARVSGYTGFFLLGELIEFDITDNIFTNPSNRLTEEYVTGRFG
- the pstA gene encoding phosphate ABC transporter permease PstA, which translates into the protein MNNLRYTRRKLTQKAMFFFSVASAFIGIAVLFLILGYIIYKGAAGINLDFFTKLPTPVGVPGGGMANALIGSFYLVGLAGLLSIPAGILIGVYLSEYGRGSFASAVRFVSDTLTGIPAIVMGIFAYTIVVLPLGRFSAIAGAFALSLLMLPIIVKSTEELLKMVPETLREASLALGIPRWKTIIRIVLSTAKSGIITGIMLAIARVGGEAAPLLFTAFGNSYMNLRPDQPIANLPVQLYVYAVSPYEDWHQKAWAAALCLMGIVLITNIIARIYAGKR
- the pstC gene encoding phosphate ABC transporter permease subunit PstC; the encoded protein is MAERGRLIGLPLLNKDKAFKWFTAFLSFILLLLSIGILFELIISSRLSFDAFGLKFILSREWDPVQRLFGALPFIWGTFVSATLALFIAFPISIGIAIFLSELAPRWMRQPVSFIIELLAAIPSVIYGLWGLFVLAPVMQIHVEPVLGKYLGFLPFFKGYPLGVGMLTGGIIIAIMIIPTISSISKEVLSAVPQHQKEAALALGMTRWEAIWRVMLPYGRSGIVSAVILGYGRALGETMAVTMVIGNTPNISLSLLDPAYTIASVIANEFTEATYELYISSLIELGLILFVITFILNAFARFLLWRMKRFEEVKV
- the pstS gene encoding phosphate ABC transporter substrate-binding protein PstS, which encodes MKNILRLTLALALALALVMAFGMTAEAEIINGAGATFPYPLYSKWFYQYEKNTGIKINYQSIGSGGGIQQVKAGTVDFGASDAPLPKEEIDKHGLIQFPTVAGAVAVAYNLPGIPSGLKLTSEIVADIYLGKVTKWTDQRIREINPNLRIPDLPLIVVHRSDGSGTTNIFTWFLSDINQEWKTRVGSGTSVKWPVGLGGKGNEGVAGLVRQTRGAIGYVELAYALQTKMSYAMLRNRDGNFVYPTIETTKAAAANADVPPEFYVKFTYSKGKDSYPIAGFTYLILRKNMDRSKLSTILKFVEWAYKNGDGHAKELHYVPMPESLKIKVLTALKKL